A single window of Rubripirellula lacrimiformis DNA harbors:
- a CDS encoding M16 family metallopeptidase, translated as MPEFKQATLSNGLRIVAETDPRGYSAAMGYFVRAGARDEVDFESGLSHFLEHMMFKGTARRSAADVNRELDELGGNSNAYTSEEQTVYYATVLPKFQDRLVDLLTDMLSPSLAEDDFDTERQVILEEIAKYEDQPPFGAFERAMEIYFGPRGLGRRVLGTQDSIRAVTASAMRDYFYRRYRPENIVLAATGNVDFDALVAQVETATEHWAARPIPESPSADDPNALPAGVALDNRIATPDANQAYLIRMSPGPSMTDEDRFATRLLASVVGDEGGSRLFWELIDTGRAEVATVWPQEFLDTGSWFSYLVCAPDDLETNRRLFDGVIGRVAEKGIEQDELSQAINKSVAGLIMQSERPGNRLFGLGSRWLTTGKYQSLDDQLDRLRGVTTDKASAAAAKYFVGQATEVIAAG; from the coding sequence ATGCCAGAATTCAAGCAAGCGACTCTTTCCAATGGGCTTCGGATCGTTGCCGAGACCGACCCGCGCGGCTATTCCGCGGCGATGGGATATTTCGTGCGTGCCGGGGCGCGTGACGAGGTCGATTTTGAATCGGGCCTAAGCCACTTCCTAGAACACATGATGTTCAAGGGTACCGCGCGGCGATCGGCGGCCGACGTCAACCGGGAACTGGACGAATTGGGTGGCAACAGCAATGCCTACACCAGCGAAGAGCAAACGGTGTACTACGCGACCGTGTTGCCAAAGTTCCAGGATCGGTTGGTCGACCTGTTGACCGACATGCTAAGTCCTTCGCTGGCGGAGGATGATTTTGATACCGAGCGGCAAGTGATCTTGGAAGAAATTGCCAAGTACGAAGACCAGCCACCGTTCGGTGCGTTCGAACGCGCGATGGAAATCTATTTCGGGCCACGCGGTTTGGGGCGGCGAGTCCTGGGGACTCAGGATTCGATTCGCGCCGTCACCGCATCGGCCATGCGCGACTATTTCTATCGCCGGTATCGACCCGAGAACATCGTCTTGGCGGCCACCGGAAACGTCGATTTTGACGCCTTGGTCGCTCAGGTCGAAACGGCGACCGAGCACTGGGCGGCGCGGCCGATTCCGGAATCTCCATCGGCTGATGATCCCAATGCGTTGCCGGCCGGTGTGGCCTTGGACAATCGAATTGCAACTCCGGATGCCAACCAGGCTTACCTGATTCGGATGTCGCCCGGCCCCAGCATGACGGACGAGGATCGATTTGCGACACGCCTGTTAGCCTCGGTCGTTGGCGATGAAGGGGGCAGTCGGTTGTTCTGGGAATTGATCGACACAGGACGCGCGGAAGTGGCGACCGTTTGGCCGCAAGAGTTTCTGGATACCGGTTCCTGGTTCTCGTACCTGGTGTGCGCACCGGACGACTTGGAAACCAATCGCAGGTTGTTCGACGGAGTGATCGGTCGGGTTGCCGAAAAGGGAATCGAACAAGACGAACTATCGCAGGCGATCAACAAGTCCGTCGCTGGGCTGATCATGCAGAGCGAACGACCGGGGAATCGATTGTTCGGTCTAGGCAGTCGTTGGTTGACGACGGGCAAGTATCAAAGCTTGGATGATCAGTTGGATCGGTTGCGTGGTGTGACGACTGACAAGGCCTCCGCCGCCGCGGCCAAGTACTTCGTGGGGCAAGCCACCGAAGTCATCGCCGCCGGCTAG
- a CDS encoding M16 family metallopeptidase translates to MPETTPIHHETLPNGMTVLVQSMPWQRTAAFSLSIRGGVQAESDRMGGLSGLVCEIVQRGAGSQSSRDLVAIQDNLGMDRNSGVSTAMVSFTSAMPAASLQPAIELYADIVRRPHLPADQLDDARMMSIQELRAMEDEPTHRVMRRLRELHYGDHLGRSIFGTLAGLEAITQDDVRQYYTDHYHAGGAILAVAGNVNIDEVMKWSKEAFADWKTGTTQPLPSPTGRATYEHMTSPSSQTHIGFAFDNIPYGHVDYFKMRAGIGILSDGMSSRLFDRVREQRGLCYTVSCSCHSLKHCGGVFGYAGTTPERAQETLDVTLREIEHLVDDLESGELERWKVRIQSGLIMEQESSASRAASLASDWYQIEKVMTTEEIEDVIESLTLDDVRGYWCDHPPGDYRIVTLGPDPLSV, encoded by the coding sequence ATGCCCGAAACGACTCCGATTCATCACGAGACACTTCCCAACGGCATGACGGTCTTGGTGCAGTCCATGCCGTGGCAGCGGACCGCCGCATTCTCGTTGTCGATCCGCGGCGGAGTGCAGGCCGAATCGGATCGGATGGGTGGATTGAGCGGCCTGGTTTGCGAGATCGTCCAACGTGGTGCTGGATCGCAAAGCAGTCGCGATCTGGTGGCGATCCAAGACAACCTGGGGATGGACCGAAACTCGGGCGTTTCGACGGCGATGGTTTCGTTCACCTCTGCGATGCCCGCCGCTTCGCTGCAGCCGGCAATCGAACTTTACGCCGACATCGTTCGTCGTCCGCACCTGCCGGCGGACCAGTTGGATGACGCGCGGATGATGTCGATCCAAGAATTGCGGGCGATGGAAGACGAGCCGACGCACCGCGTGATGCGGCGGCTGCGCGAACTTCACTACGGCGACCATCTGGGGCGATCGATCTTTGGCACCTTGGCCGGTTTGGAAGCCATCACCCAAGACGATGTTCGGCAGTATTACACGGATCACTACCATGCCGGTGGCGCGATCTTGGCGGTCGCCGGGAATGTCAACATCGACGAAGTGATGAAGTGGTCCAAGGAAGCGTTTGCGGACTGGAAAACCGGGACGACCCAGCCGCTGCCGTCACCGACCGGACGGGCGACCTACGAACACATGACATCGCCGTCTAGCCAGACCCACATTGGGTTTGCCTTTGACAACATCCCGTACGGGCATGTTGACTATTTCAAGATGCGAGCCGGCATCGGGATCCTCAGCGATGGGATGAGCAGTCGGTTGTTTGACCGCGTTCGCGAACAACGCGGGCTGTGTTACACGGTCAGCTGCAGTTGCCATTCGCTGAAACATTGCGGCGGCGTCTTTGGTTACGCGGGCACCACGCCCGAACGGGCTCAGGAAACGCTGGACGTGACATTGCGAGAAATCGAACACTTGGTCGACGATTTGGAATCGGGCGAATTGGAACGTTGGAAAGTTCGTATCCAAAGCGGGCTGATCATGGAACAGGAATCGAGTGCTTCGCGTGCTGCGTCCTTGGCGTCGGACTGGTATCAAATCGAAAAGGTGATGACGACCGAGGAGATCGAGGATGTGATCGAATCGTTGACCCTGGACGATGTGCGAGGGTACTGGTGCGATCATCCGCCCGGCGATTACCGCATCGTCACGTTGGGCCCTGATCCGCTATCGGTTTGA
- the miaB gene encoding tRNA (N6-isopentenyl adenosine(37)-C2)-methylthiotransferase MiaB, whose amino-acid sequence MSNRVYIKTVGCQMNVLDSEMVIADLKRNGYTVVDSPEEADCVLYNTCSIREQAEEKTYSALGTIRQAKEKDPDKVIGVMGCMAQKDQELVFKRAPYVDLVVGPGQLHTIPALLDKVRGGEGRQMAVSLSRKAGSQLEIARSHETFDPLRDPTMRPTPFQAYLRIQIGCDKFCTYCVVPNTRGPEQGRSPDQILAEAEVLAEQGALEITLLGQTVNSYKFKHEDGTVTDMASLLQRLHEIDRIKRIKFVTNYPKDMTERLLETIRDLPKVSPYLHVPAQSGSDDVLKRMKRGYTVADYMAMMERIERILPNAAISSDFIVGFCGETEEDFQKSVALVRRCRFKNSFIFQYSVRPGTKASERLEDDVPRDIKARRNNELLAVQDEVAKEDNLKFVGKEVEILVEGPSKKGIKNDEGDQLIQMIGRTSCDRIVVFDGNRRQAGQFMSIQIDDASSHTLIGRVKTVEVVSLGSLV is encoded by the coding sequence ATGTCCAACCGTGTCTACATCAAGACCGTCGGCTGCCAAATGAATGTCTTGGACAGCGAGATGGTGATCGCTGACTTGAAACGCAATGGCTACACGGTGGTCGATTCGCCCGAAGAGGCTGACTGTGTGCTGTACAACACATGCAGCATCCGCGAACAGGCCGAGGAAAAGACCTACAGCGCGCTTGGCACGATCCGGCAAGCCAAGGAAAAGGATCCAGACAAGGTCATCGGTGTGATGGGCTGCATGGCTCAGAAGGATCAGGAACTGGTCTTCAAACGGGCTCCCTATGTCGACCTGGTTGTCGGTCCCGGCCAACTGCACACGATTCCGGCATTGTTGGACAAGGTCCGTGGCGGCGAAGGTCGCCAGATGGCGGTGTCGCTGTCGCGCAAAGCCGGCTCGCAGCTCGAGATCGCTCGCAGCCACGAAACCTTTGACCCGCTGCGCGACCCGACGATGCGTCCCACGCCGTTTCAGGCGTACCTGCGAATCCAAATCGGTTGCGACAAGTTCTGTACCTACTGTGTGGTTCCCAATACACGCGGCCCTGAACAAGGGCGGTCGCCCGATCAGATCCTTGCCGAGGCCGAGGTGTTGGCCGAACAGGGCGCCCTCGAGATCACGTTGCTGGGGCAAACCGTCAATAGTTACAAGTTCAAGCACGAAGACGGAACCGTCACCGACATGGCGTCGCTGCTGCAGCGGTTGCATGAAATTGATCGGATCAAACGAATCAAGTTTGTGACCAACTATCCCAAGGACATGACCGAGCGGTTGTTGGAAACGATTCGTGACCTGCCCAAGGTTTCGCCCTACCTGCACGTGCCCGCGCAAAGCGGTTCCGACGATGTGCTGAAACGGATGAAGCGTGGCTACACGGTCGCCGATTACATGGCGATGATGGAACGCATCGAACGGATTCTTCCCAATGCTGCGATCAGCAGCGATTTTATCGTTGGCTTCTGTGGCGAAACGGAAGAAGACTTTCAAAAATCGGTCGCGTTGGTGCGGCGTTGTCGGTTCAAGAACAGTTTCATCTTCCAGTACAGCGTCCGCCCCGGGACCAAAGCGTCCGAGCGATTGGAAGACGATGTGCCACGCGATATCAAGGCTCGCCGCAACAACGAACTGTTGGCCGTGCAAGACGAAGTCGCCAAAGAAGACAATCTGAAGTTCGTTGGCAAAGAAGTCGAGATCCTGGTCGAAGGCCCCAGCAAAAAGGGCATCAAGAATGACGAAGGAGATCAACTGATTCAAATGATCGGACGAACCTCCTGTGACCGGATCGTTGTCTTCGATGGCAATCGTCGCCAAGCCGGTCAATTCATGTCGATCCAGATCGATGATGCCAGCAGCCATACGTTGATCGGCCGAGTGAAGACGGTCGAAGTCGTCTCGCTAGGGTCGTTGGTGTAA
- a CDS encoding response regulator transcription factor: MMDPIADNATVYDTATVGADSILLVDDTYVLRERLSMAMQQRGFRVETAGNFDEAVEVFRMRPTDLAVLDLRMPGKSGLELLRKLLQMKPDTRVIILSGFGSIPASIDAVRAGAVNFLSKPADADDILGAFVRGDDPTVPEGALAFPAPSLARNEWEHIHRVLSDCGGNISEAARRLGIHRRSLQRKLRKRAPEDPAMPQLIDDDDDDDSEE, from the coding sequence ATGATGGACCCGATAGCCGACAACGCCACCGTCTACGACACGGCGACGGTGGGGGCGGACAGCATCCTGTTGGTCGACGACACCTACGTGCTTCGCGAACGTCTGTCGATGGCGATGCAGCAGCGTGGATTCCGTGTCGAGACCGCTGGCAACTTTGACGAAGCCGTCGAAGTGTTCCGGATGCGGCCGACCGATCTAGCGGTCTTGGATCTGCGGATGCCAGGCAAAAGCGGGCTGGAACTGCTGCGAAAGCTGTTGCAGATGAAACCCGACACGCGAGTCATCATTTTGTCGGGTTTTGGCAGCATCCCCGCCTCGATTGATGCCGTTCGGGCCGGAGCGGTCAATTTTTTGAGCAAGCCGGCTGATGCGGACGATATTTTGGGGGCCTTCGTTCGCGGCGATGACCCGACCGTCCCCGAGGGGGCGCTGGCGTTTCCGGCGCCGTCGCTGGCTCGCAACGAATGGGAACACATCCACCGCGTGTTGTCGGATTGTGGCGGCAATATCAGCGAGGCCGCTCGCCGATTGGGCATCCATCGCCGTAGTTTGCAGCGAAAACTAAGAAAACGGGCTCCGGAAGACCCCGCGATGCCACAGTTGATCGACGATGATGACGATGATGATAGCGAGGAATGA
- a CDS encoding ATP-binding protein, whose product MRASRDTLAIPLIAPAPLGSSKWLLHLRSFAIAGQLITILATWLLTDIQLPYGWLIGLVALTAVTNLVYQLWLRRQSPDDVFVRIDSPRPDSPPADSFTADSVAGSAIAGSSIAGDSPAIGQLDDEQGRRHAVAYGLMLLDLAMLTAMLHFSGGAGNPFSFFYFVNLAVGGVMIRPKAAWGLTATAVLGYTFLLLASQPIIGFASTSTGMLNLHAVGQMLAFSACATVVTYFVTRTAGQLKQREQQLLRAQAAQAASHRLEGLTTLAAGAAHELATPLSTIDVIVRELSRHLDACEKPESVDTDLRLIDAQLEMCRQILQRMRSAAGDSTAPHWDRTTVGDLIDTVLEGIRDPHRVDVTDGSDALEATPLWVPQEAVAQAVRNLIHNGLDASGDAGRVRLEPILVGQSLRLSVVDSGEGMTADVLGRASDPFFTTKDPGRGIGLGLFLTRNVISQLGGQLDFQSQPGVGTKVVVTIPLDNPRRDFKNGAVDDAAATF is encoded by the coding sequence ATGCGGGCCTCACGCGACACACTCGCGATACCCTTGATCGCACCGGCACCGCTGGGTTCGTCCAAGTGGCTGTTGCACCTGCGGTCCTTTGCGATCGCCGGACAACTGATCACGATCTTGGCGACTTGGTTGCTGACCGATATCCAGTTGCCCTACGGTTGGTTGATCGGATTGGTTGCGTTGACCGCGGTCACGAACCTGGTCTATCAGCTTTGGCTGCGTCGGCAGAGTCCGGATGACGTTTTTGTCCGTATCGATTCACCGCGTCCCGATTCGCCACCGGCCGATTCTTTTACGGCCGACTCGGTTGCCGGCAGCGCGATCGCGGGCAGCTCGATTGCGGGCGATTCACCTGCGATCGGCCAATTGGATGACGAACAGGGCCGTCGTCACGCGGTCGCATACGGATTGATGTTGTTGGACTTGGCGATGTTGACAGCGATGCTGCATTTCAGCGGCGGCGCGGGCAACCCGTTTAGCTTTTTCTACTTCGTCAATCTGGCCGTTGGCGGCGTGATGATCCGTCCCAAAGCGGCGTGGGGATTGACCGCGACCGCGGTTTTGGGATACACGTTTTTGTTGTTGGCATCGCAGCCCATCATTGGGTTCGCCAGCACGTCGACCGGGATGCTGAACCTGCATGCGGTCGGACAGATGTTGGCGTTTTCAGCTTGTGCCACGGTGGTGACCTATTTCGTGACTCGCACAGCCGGGCAATTGAAGCAGCGTGAACAACAACTGCTTCGGGCGCAAGCCGCGCAGGCCGCCAGCCATCGGTTGGAAGGTTTGACGACGTTGGCGGCCGGGGCAGCGCACGAATTGGCGACGCCGCTGTCGACGATCGATGTGATCGTCCGCGAACTGTCGCGGCACTTGGATGCATGTGAAAAACCCGAGTCGGTCGATACCGACCTGCGGCTGATCGATGCCCAGTTGGAAATGTGTCGACAGATTCTGCAGCGGATGCGTTCGGCGGCGGGCGATTCGACCGCGCCGCATTGGGACCGCACGACCGTCGGCGATTTGATCGATACGGTCTTGGAAGGTATCCGCGACCCGCACCGCGTGGACGTGACCGACGGCAGCGATGCCCTCGAAGCGACACCGTTGTGGGTGCCACAGGAAGCGGTCGCCCAAGCGGTCCGCAATCTGATTCACAACGGGTTGGACGCCAGCGGTGATGCCGGGCGAGTGCGTTTGGAGCCGATTTTGGTGGGCCAGAGTTTGCGGTTATCCGTGGTCGATTCGGGCGAAGGGATGACGGCCGACGTTTTGGGCCGTGCCTCGGATCCCTTTTTCACGACCAAGGATCCTGGACGCGGGATCGGGCTGGGGTTGTTTCTGACCCGGAACGTGATTTCGCAGTTGGGGGGGCAGCTGGATTTTCAATCGCAGCCTGGGGTGGGGACCAAGGTCGTCGTCACGATCCCGCTGGACAATCCGCGTCGCGATTTCAAAAACGGCGCAGTCGACGATGCCGCCGCGACATTTTAG
- a CDS encoding UvrB/UvrC motif-containing protein, with protein sequence MKRPKHLDDLLSKWKFDPATLNVRLIKGNDGRDVLQMRVDMGVLQLETTGRPDGELIRGHETVLEWLLQKQLDDPDYVLTDDECNDVDREFMQFYHRRICWLRMQFYHRAVMDADHTLRLMDLSSQMSPEEEWSQTHEQYRPFVLFHRTQADALGELEEDTAEEAVQAINRGLETMRGFFIQHDAEEHFDTDELVVRLVELRESLRSEYEVGKTLDEKLADAVADEQYELAARLRDELTRRDSVN encoded by the coding sequence ATGAAACGACCAAAACACCTCGACGATTTGCTGTCGAAATGGAAATTCGACCCGGCGACGCTGAATGTACGGCTGATCAAGGGGAACGACGGTCGCGATGTGCTGCAGATGCGTGTCGACATGGGCGTGTTGCAGCTGGAAACGACCGGGCGTCCCGATGGCGAATTGATCCGCGGGCACGAAACCGTGCTGGAATGGCTGTTGCAAAAACAGTTGGACGATCCTGATTACGTTTTGACCGATGATGAATGCAACGACGTCGATCGTGAATTCATGCAGTTCTATCATCGCCGGATCTGTTGGCTGCGGATGCAGTTTTATCACCGTGCCGTGATGGACGCCGATCACACGCTGCGGTTGATGGATTTGTCGTCTCAGATGAGTCCCGAAGAAGAGTGGTCGCAAACGCACGAACAGTACCGTCCGTTCGTATTGTTCCATCGTACCCAGGCCGACGCGCTGGGCGAACTGGAAGAAGACACGGCCGAAGAAGCGGTCCAGGCGATCAATCGTGGCTTGGAAACGATGCGCGGTTTCTTCATCCAACACGATGCCGAAGAACACTTCGACACCGATGAATTGGTGGTGCGATTGGTCGAACTGCGAGAATCTCTGCGCAGCGAATACGAAGTCGGCAAAACGCTGGATGAAAAATTGGCCGATGCGGTCGCCGATGAACAGTACGAATTGGCGGCGCGGCTGCGCGACGAACTGACCCGCCGCGACAGCGTCAACTAA
- the arfB gene encoding alternative ribosome rescue aminoacyl-tRNA hydrolase ArfB: MNQRLSISAKEIAISTARSSGPGGQNVNKVNSKVTLHWSPSECANFDPGWRRRFVARQANRINREGQLVLHSEKYRDQGRNLADVRQKLIDLLLDCQDAPTPRKATRPTRASQRRRMDQKTRTSQKKRGRGGSWGADS; encoded by the coding sequence GTGAACCAGCGATTGTCGATCTCGGCAAAAGAGATCGCAATTTCGACCGCTCGCAGCAGTGGTCCCGGCGGCCAAAATGTGAACAAAGTCAACTCGAAAGTCACCCTGCACTGGTCGCCATCGGAGTGTGCCAATTTTGATCCGGGATGGCGGCGGCGGTTCGTGGCACGGCAAGCCAATCGAATCAATCGCGAAGGCCAGTTGGTTCTGCACAGCGAAAAGTATCGGGATCAGGGCCGAAACCTGGCCGATGTGCGACAAAAATTGATCGACCTGTTGCTCGATTGCCAGGACGCCCCGACACCGCGGAAGGCGACTCGCCCCACAAGAGCAAGTCAACGGCGTCGAATGGACCAGAAAACTCGCACATCGCAAAAAAAACGTGGCCGTGGTGGGTCGTGGGGCGCCGACAGTTAA
- a CDS encoding PQQ-binding-like beta-propeller repeat protein: MTLPPPYRILSFIGLWFGFATVSIAQPHQPTQDWPRFLGPNFDGNAVATPKDIDWTSPPTFQWSIEVGPGYGLGSVAGGRYYHFDGAETPRRQDQLERLTAFDLETGAKIWSVTDPLQYRDLLGYEEGSRSTPTVAGDQIFTFGVAGRLNCRNREDGKRIWSVDTNERYGVVQNFFGVGSSPLILDDVVIVMVGGSPAADQDVAPMRLNRVSPNGSALVALDRRDGTEVWRCGDDLASYSSPRTISLGGKTFVLALARNGLLLIDPVAGKVQWRMDYRAEIVESVNAMVPIVHDDQIFISECYQVGSVLIQATSDSYQTIWSDPVPNRRLQSMRSHWATPVLVDGFLYGCSGRNGPDSDLRCIDWATGEVKWKDARRIRSSITRSGDHLIVLEERGDAQVIGATPTGLEVIADWPLSQPDGDRPALRYPCWAAPIAVGDRVILRGDDQVICLRLARTAQPR, translated from the coding sequence ATGACCCTGCCCCCACCATACCGCATCCTTTCGTTCATCGGACTTTGGTTCGGTTTCGCCACCGTATCGATCGCCCAGCCCCATCAGCCTACACAGGATTGGCCGCGGTTCCTGGGACCGAACTTCGATGGCAATGCCGTCGCGACCCCCAAGGATATCGATTGGACTTCCCCCCCAACATTCCAATGGTCGATCGAAGTCGGCCCAGGATACGGACTGGGGTCAGTCGCGGGCGGTCGCTATTACCATTTCGACGGGGCCGAAACGCCACGCCGCCAAGACCAGTTGGAACGGTTGACCGCCTTCGATTTGGAAACCGGTGCGAAGATCTGGTCGGTCACCGATCCGCTGCAGTACAGAGACCTGTTGGGGTACGAGGAAGGTTCGCGCAGCACGCCCACCGTCGCGGGTGACCAGATCTTTACCTTCGGAGTCGCCGGGCGATTGAATTGCCGAAATCGCGAGGACGGGAAACGAATCTGGTCTGTCGACACCAACGAACGATATGGCGTGGTGCAAAACTTCTTTGGTGTCGGATCGTCGCCATTGATTTTGGACGATGTCGTGATCGTGATGGTTGGCGGCAGCCCCGCGGCCGACCAAGACGTTGCCCCCATGCGACTCAACCGAGTCTCCCCCAACGGGTCCGCCCTCGTCGCCTTGGATCGCCGCGACGGCACCGAGGTGTGGCGATGCGGTGACGACTTGGCCAGTTACAGCAGCCCCCGCACGATCTCGCTGGGCGGCAAAACCTTCGTCCTGGCACTGGCCCGCAATGGACTGCTGCTGATCGATCCGGTGGCGGGCAAGGTCCAGTGGCGAATGGATTACCGAGCGGAGATCGTGGAAAGCGTCAACGCGATGGTCCCGATCGTTCACGACGACCAGATCTTCATCAGCGAGTGTTATCAGGTCGGCAGCGTCCTGATCCAAGCCACCAGCGATTCCTACCAAACGATTTGGTCCGACCCGGTCCCCAACCGACGCCTGCAATCGATGCGCAGCCACTGGGCGACGCCGGTTCTTGTCGATGGTTTCTTGTACGGGTGCAGCGGCCGCAACGGTCCCGACAGCGACCTGCGCTGCATCGACTGGGCTACCGGCGAAGTGAAATGGAAGGACGCCCGTCGCATTCGATCATCGATCACGCGGTCCGGCGATCACCTGATCGTGCTGGAGGAACGCGGCGACGCCCAAGTCATCGGCGCCACCCCCACCGGTCTGGAAGTGATCGCAGACTGGCCTCTGTCACAGCCCGACGGCGACCGCCCGGCGCTACGGTACCCCTGCTGGGCCGCCCCGATCGCGGTCGGTGATCGCGTCATCTTGCGAGGCGACGACCAAGTGATCTGCCTGCGACTGGCCCGCACGGCGCAGCCCCGCTAG
- the folE gene encoding GTP cyclohydrolase I FolE → MSAEHGFFVDPNEAHNERVDLKAIESAVRVILKAVGEDPNREGLLETPARVARMYAEMFAGLKSDPGRHLAKVFTEDYDEIVLVRDISFCSMCEHHLLPFTGKAHIAYLPSGKVVGLSKLARVVEEVARRPQVQERLTQTVANLVEEKLSARGVAVVVESTHSCMTMRGVRKPGSLCLTSAMRGAFRDDPKSRAEVLGLINRES, encoded by the coding sequence ATGTCGGCCGAGCACGGCTTTTTCGTCGATCCAAACGAAGCGCACAACGAACGGGTTGACCTGAAGGCAATCGAATCGGCGGTGCGAGTGATCTTGAAGGCTGTCGGCGAAGACCCCAACCGCGAAGGCCTGCTGGAAACGCCGGCTCGAGTGGCACGCATGTACGCCGAAATGTTCGCAGGACTCAAAAGCGATCCCGGCCGACACCTGGCCAAGGTGTTCACCGAGGACTACGACGAGATCGTGCTGGTCCGCGACATCAGTTTCTGCAGCATGTGCGAACATCACCTGCTGCCGTTTACCGGCAAAGCCCACATCGCTTACCTGCCCAGCGGCAAAGTGGTCGGCCTTAGCAAACTGGCGCGAGTCGTCGAAGAGGTGGCTCGCCGCCCCCAAGTCCAAGAACGTCTGACACAAACGGTCGCCAACTTGGTCGAAGAAAAACTGTCGGCGCGTGGCGTCGCCGTCGTCGTTGAATCCACTCACTCGTGCATGACCATGCGAGGCGTTCGTAAACCAGGCAGCCTGTGCCTGACCAGTGCGATGCGTGGTGCGTTCCGCGATGACCCGAAAAGTCGCGCCGAAGTGCTTGGATTGATCAACCGCGAAAGCTGA